In the Deltaproteobacteria bacterium genome, TAATACTTCATTATCAAGTCTAATGGCTTCGCCGAGTGAACAAGCATGAAATGGGCTACCGCGTAAATGATGCGGCGGCTCGGCATCAGCAATTTCAGGCAAATGCCCACTATTATATGGGTCTACTGTAGAAAGCCAAGGTGTATAAAATTTATTGCGAGCTTCGCGTCGAATATTTGGAGTATCTCCTTTGCTGCGAATCCAAGCTTCAATAAAAGCGCCGGTAAGATAAGGCCAGACAGTACCTTGATGATACGCTAAATCACGGGCGAGTTTGTCACCACTGTAGCTGGGAGCATAATTTTGTTCAAATGGGGCTAAAGTGCGAAGACCTGCAGCTGTCCAAAGATATTTTATTGCAACATTAATGATACTTTGTGATCGAGGACCATTTAGCAATGCAACTGGCAGGCCACCAATTGCAAAGATCTGATTAACTCGTAAGGTAGAATCGTTTTGATTCGGTACATGGTCAACATCAACAACGTCATAAAGATAGCCGTGAGTCTCATACCAAAAACGACGATCAAAACTTGCACGTGCACGTGCTAAAGGTTCTTCATATTCTGGCAACAGATGTGCTGCTATTATTAAGGCATTAATCCACAAAGCCTGAATTTCAACGGGTTTGCCAATACGCGGAGTTACAACAAAATCATCGGTTTTGGCATCCATCCAAGTAAGCTGTAAATTTGGTTCACCGCAGGCTAGTAAACCATCGAGGTCAGCACGAATACCAAAAATTGTACCATTCATATATGCTGAAATTATACTTAATATTGTTGAAGTAAGTATTTGATAATGTTCAACATCCACTCGACAACGGCTAAGCAAACTTGCGGCAGCAATTATAAACCAAAGAGAGGAATCAGCCGCATGAAAATCAATGCTACTATGATCTTCATTAAAACGGTTTGGCACTAAGCCATTCTGGGTGGCTTGGGCCCAGGTTAATAAAATTTGCAGGGCTTCACTGTATCTATTAGTAGCTAAAAATAGTCCACGAATAGCAATAAAAGT is a window encoding:
- a CDS encoding glycogen debranching enzyme family protein; the encoded protein is MLNEIPMTKEWIETDGRGGYTMSTAYNIRQRRYHGLLICALTPPTQRFMLVGDIEVWVDGPNGTTYLSSHCYAPGVIHPNGYEHIESFTLDPWPRWIYRLADGTRLVHERLIPYGASLIALSWKVVGNIIPLTLFIRPLLAYRNHHELGYERPLDLHGIQHGTQVIFRPTLNTPPLICLSNGIYDDKPIWYHNFYYEKEQARGFDATEDLASPGIFHFDLIGREAALIFATENNGIGYEDSAPGMIARLRVEEVKRRNRFSHHLQRSVDNYLVKRDSGLSIIAGYPWATDWGRDTFIAIRGLFLATNRYSEALQILLTWAQATQNGLVPNRFNEDHSSIDFHAADSSLWFIIAAASLLSRCRVDVEHYQILTSTILSIISAYMNGTIFGIRADLDGLLACGEPNLQLTWMDAKTDDFVVTPRIGKPVEIQALWINALIIAAHLLPEYEEPLARARASFDRRFWYETHGYLYDVVDVDHVPNQNDSTLRVNQIFAIGGLPVALLNGPRSQSIINVAIKYLWTAAGLRTLAPFEQNYAPSYSGDKLARDLAYHQGTVWPYLTGAFIEAWIRSKGDTPNIRREARNKFYTPWLSTVDPYNSGHLPEIADAEPPHHLRGSPFHACSLGEAIRLDNEVLFIQT